A genomic stretch from Candidatus Nitrotoga arctica includes:
- a CDS encoding D-alanyl-D-alanine carboxypeptidase family protein: MKFTLSFLIALLLPLFAQAQLASLPPAPVLAAKSYLLYDFTSNQILVDQNGNERTEPASITKLMTAYLTFNSLRLNKLSLNQTVIPSEEALRAQGVESRMFLDKNKPVTIAELLRGLIVQSGNDAARVLAITLAGSEESFAKLMNQEAQRLSMNNTHYINATGLPHPQHYSSAYDTALLAAAIVRDFPEHYPIYSLREYQYNHINQANRNRLLWMDPYVDGMKTGHTESAGFCLVASAKRDQRRLISVVLGAASDNLRAMESQKLLNYGFQNFESVRLYQKNEPVASLRLWKGTESKAKVGFRSDLFLSIPTGQLAQLKATMETQQPLVAPIAGGQKIGMIKITLGGKPYAEYKLVALEPVPLANVFSRGWDSIRLLFK, encoded by the coding sequence ATGAAGTTTACGCTGTCGTTTCTTATCGCTCTATTACTTCCATTATTTGCCCAGGCGCAGCTAGCCAGCTTACCGCCCGCTCCGGTACTGGCAGCCAAATCCTATCTGCTATACGACTTTACCAGTAATCAGATTCTGGTCGACCAGAACGGCAATGAACGCACCGAGCCAGCATCCATTACCAAACTAATGACGGCCTACCTGACCTTCAACTCCCTCAGGTTGAACAAATTATCGCTGAACCAGACAGTAATCCCTTCGGAAGAAGCACTGCGCGCCCAAGGCGTTGAATCACGCATGTTTCTAGACAAAAATAAACCTGTGACGATTGCAGAATTACTGCGTGGCCTCATCGTACAGTCTGGTAACGATGCCGCGCGTGTGTTGGCAATCACCTTAGCTGGCAGCGAGGAAAGCTTCGCCAAACTCATGAACCAGGAAGCGCAACGACTGAGCATGAACAACACGCATTACATCAATGCCACCGGATTGCCACATCCACAGCACTATTCCAGTGCATATGATACAGCGCTACTCGCCGCTGCCATAGTGCGCGACTTTCCAGAGCACTATCCGATCTATAGCTTGCGTGAATATCAGTACAATCATATCAATCAAGCCAACCGCAACCGCTTATTGTGGATGGATCCCTATGTGGATGGAATGAAAACGGGACATACAGAAAGTGCAGGATTCTGTTTAGTGGCTTCGGCGAAGCGCGACCAGCGGCGGTTAATATCCGTAGTGCTGGGCGCAGCATCTGACAATTTACGAGCTATGGAAAGCCAGAAACTACTAAATTACGGCTTCCAAAATTTTGAATCAGTGCGCCTATATCAGAAGAACGAACCGGTAGCCAGCTTACGTCTATGGAAAGGTACCGAGAGCAAGGCCAAAGTGGGATTCCGCAGCGATCTATTCCTGTCCATCCCAACGGGACAACTTGCACAATTGAAGGCAACCATGGAAACACAGCAGCCTCTTGTTGCACCGATTGCTGGTGGGCAAAAAATCGGTATGATAAAAATTACCTTGGGTGGCAAACCCTATGCCGAATACAAGCTGGTGGCGCTGGAGCCTGTGCCACTGGCCAATGTATTTTCGCGCGGTTGGGATAGTATCCGCTTACTTTTCAAATAA
- a CDS encoding copper chaperone PCu(A)C — MRYAIAIVMLFCAVQAWAVNVVVSDASARATAPGQESATVRFSITSKKEARLVAIVSPVAGAVEIHSMTHDNGVMKMRAIEFLQLPAGKMVKLGASGNHVMLLNLKHSLKAGDNVPLTITVEFADKRKEKINVNVEVKSSSPSRNEHEHHTH; from the coding sequence ATGCGTTACGCAATTGCAATCGTCATGCTGTTTTGTGCGGTACAAGCATGGGCAGTAAATGTGGTAGTGAGCGATGCCTCGGCGCGCGCCACGGCCCCAGGACAAGAAAGCGCCACAGTACGGTTTTCCATCACCAGCAAGAAAGAAGCAAGGCTGGTGGCGATTGTCAGCCCGGTTGCGGGCGCAGTCGAGATTCATAGCATGACGCATGATAACGGCGTGATGAAAATGCGTGCCATTGAATTCCTGCAGCTACCTGCAGGAAAGATGGTTAAGTTGGGAGCGAGTGGTAATCATGTGATGCTGCTTAACCTCAAGCATTCGCTTAAAGCGGGTGACAATGTGCCACTCACCATTACCGTGGAATTCGCCGATAAGCGCAAAGAGAAGATTAATGTGAACGTCGAAGTTAAATCATCCAGCCCAAGCCGCAATGAGCACGAGCATCATACCCATTAG
- a CDS encoding D-amino acid aminotransferase, producing MTVYLNGQFMPIEEARIPVLDRGFIFGDGVYEVIPVYSRFAFRLAEHLKRLQFSLDGIRLTNPHSDQEWTKLITDLIERNTAEDQYLYLHITRGVAKRDHAFPNPSVQPTIFVMSNPLLTPPPALLISGVGAVSAPDNRWLRCDIKAISLLPNVLLRQMAIDAGCAETILIRDDDFMTEGAASNIFLVKNGILLAPPKDNLMLPGITYDVLLEIAAAHNIPHEVRKIAKDELFNADELLLTSSTKEVLAITTLDNKPVGDGKPGVMFAKLHKHYQDYKRDVMRNT from the coding sequence ATGACAGTCTATTTGAACGGGCAATTCATGCCCATTGAAGAAGCCCGCATTCCTGTGCTGGACCGTGGCTTCATTTTCGGAGATGGCGTATATGAAGTTATCCCGGTGTATTCACGCTTTGCTTTCCGTCTGGCAGAACATCTCAAGCGGCTGCAATTCAGCTTGGACGGCATACGCCTGACAAACCCGCACAGTGACCAGGAATGGACTAAGCTCATCACGGATCTGATCGAGCGCAATACAGCAGAAGATCAATATTTATATCTGCATATCACGCGCGGAGTAGCCAAACGCGACCATGCTTTCCCTAACCCTTCGGTCCAACCGACCATATTTGTGATGAGCAACCCACTTCTCACTCCACCCCCCGCGTTACTTATTAGCGGCGTGGGAGCAGTAAGTGCGCCGGATAACCGCTGGCTGCGTTGCGACATCAAGGCTATTTCACTTTTACCTAATGTGCTGCTACGGCAAATGGCGATAGACGCTGGCTGTGCCGAAACTATTTTGATACGTGATGATGATTTCATGACCGAAGGCGCAGCCAGCAACATTTTCTTAGTAAAAAATGGCATCCTGCTCGCCCCGCCTAAAGATAATCTTATGCTGCCTGGAATCACCTACGACGTCTTGCTGGAAATCGCCGCCGCCCACAACATACCTCATGAAGTTCGCAAGATTGCCAAGGACGAATTATTCAATGCCGACGAGCTATTACTCACCTCCTCCACCAAGGAAGTACTGGCCATCACTACATTGGATAATAAACCGGTAGGCGATGGCAAACCCGGAGTGATGTTCGCCAAACTACATAAACATTATCAGGACTACAAACGCGACGTGATGCGAAACACATAA
- a CDS encoding YbeD family protein, with product MALTDSLIEYPCDFPIKVLGLAHQGFAQTVAEVVMRYDHNFNAATMEMRPSSGARYIGLTCTVRATSREQLDALYQELCDHPQVVMVL from the coding sequence ATGGCACTTACTGACAGTCTTATCGAATACCCATGCGACTTTCCAATCAAGGTGTTAGGACTGGCGCATCAGGGTTTCGCTCAAACAGTAGCGGAAGTGGTTATGCGTTACGATCACAACTTTAACGCCGCCACCATGGAAATGCGTCCCAGTAGCGGCGCACGCTACATCGGTCTGACCTGCACCGTGCGTGCCACTTCACGCGAACAACTCGATGCACTGTATCAAGAATTGTGCGACCACCCACAAGTAGTGATGGTACTTTAG
- a CDS encoding HDOD domain-containing protein has protein sequence MSTNSTYIVPCNQNIDLRQAVKNIDALPAMPVIAQKLLALQINADENERQMLMLIEQDPQISAKIIGLSNSAMLGSTRKTTSVKEAAILLGMNRVKSIATGIAIMSLSAKVSTGKFKAQDLWLHSFGIAFAMLGIARAMPAKIRPKDDQVFLAGILHDIGYLALAFLDPKRSDDLHALLSAESDRAVLSIEREMLEICHDELGAELARHWNLPDEIIAVLRYHHTPDVVEAAAGQPIVHMISLAEKLLASFGINEHVDANISDEDWEVLGIDPSKAEEISVQVAEQAEQAAAVY, from the coding sequence ATGTCGACCAACAGCACATATATAGTTCCCTGCAACCAAAATATTGATCTAAGACAGGCTGTCAAAAATATTGATGCGCTGCCCGCCATGCCGGTCATTGCGCAAAAACTGTTGGCGCTACAGATAAATGCCGACGAAAACGAACGGCAAATGTTAATGCTGATCGAGCAAGACCCGCAAATCTCAGCAAAAATTATCGGGCTATCCAATTCAGCAATGCTTGGCTCCACACGAAAAACAACGTCAGTAAAAGAGGCTGCGATATTGCTGGGCATGAACCGTGTCAAATCGATTGCAACTGGCATCGCCATCATGTCCTTGTCGGCCAAAGTATCCACGGGTAAATTTAAGGCACAGGATCTTTGGTTGCATAGCTTTGGCATTGCGTTTGCCATGCTCGGCATCGCCCGTGCCATGCCTGCAAAGATCCGCCCTAAGGATGATCAAGTTTTTTTGGCTGGCATACTGCACGACATAGGCTATCTTGCGCTCGCTTTCCTGGATCCAAAACGGAGCGATGACCTGCATGCCCTCTTGTCAGCAGAATCCGATCGTGCTGTGCTGAGTATAGAACGGGAAATGCTGGAAATATGCCACGACGAATTAGGTGCAGAGCTAGCGCGCCACTGGAATTTGCCGGATGAAATTATTGCCGTGCTGCGCTACCACCATACACCGGATGTAGTCGAAGCGGCAGCGGGACAACCAATAGTACACATGATTAGCTTGGCAGAAAAATTGCTGGCTTCCTTTGGCATTAATGAGCACGTCGATGCCAACATCAGCGACGAGGATTGGGAAGTTTTGGGCATCGATCCAAGTAAGGCAGAAGAAATCAGTGTACAAGTAGCTGAACAAGCGGAGCAAGCTGCAGCAGTATATTGA